A genomic window from Bacteroidia bacterium includes:
- a CDS encoding sigma-70 family RNA polymerase sigma factor, with the protein MRKPIQSDEQLIQQYIDGHETSLKLLINRHQTKLFSSIYLLVKDRCLAEDIFQDTFVKVIKTLKKGNYQEQGKFLPWVMRIARNLVIDYYRKTSKMPSVTDPDGFDIFSVIKIAEENREDEMIREQSHGRLRLLIQQLPDEQKEVLILRHYAEMPFREIAELTGVSINTALGRMRYALNNLRKLIEKHQITL; encoded by the coding sequence TATCCAGCAATATATTGATGGCCACGAAACAAGCCTAAAGCTTCTCATTAACAGGCATCAAACCAAACTCTTCTCTTCCATTTATCTCCTTGTAAAAGACCGTTGCCTAGCTGAGGACATCTTTCAGGACACTTTTGTAAAGGTGATCAAAACGCTGAAGAAAGGCAACTATCAGGAGCAAGGCAAATTCCTTCCCTGGGTGATGCGGATTGCAAGAAATCTGGTAATAGATTATTACCGGAAAACCAGCAAGATGCCTTCAGTAACTGATCCGGACGGTTTCGACATTTTTTCCGTAATAAAAATAGCGGAAGAAAACCGGGAGGATGAAATGATTCGGGAACAATCTCACGGCCGGCTACGGCTGCTCATCCAGCAGCTCCCTGATGAACAGAAAGAGGTACTCATCCTCCGGCATTATGCTGAGATGCCTTTCAGAGAAATTGCAGAACTTACTGGTGTGAGCATCAATACGGCCTTAGGAAGAATGCGCTATGCCCTCAACAATCTGAGAAAGCTCATCGAAAAGCATCAGATCACATTGTAG